NNNNNNNNNNNNNNNNNNNNNNNNNNNNNNNNNNNNNNNNNNNNNNNNNNNNNNNNNNNNNNNNNNNNNNNNNNNNNNNNNNNNNNNNNNNNNNNNNNNNNNNNNNNNNNNNNNNNNNNNNNNNNNNNNNNNNNNNNNNNNNNNNNNNNNNNNNNNNNNNNNNNNNNNNNNNNNNNNNNNNNNNNNNNNNNNNNNNNNNNNNNNNNNNNNNNNNNNNNNNNNNNNNNNNNNNNNNNNNNNNNNNNNNNNNNNNNNNNNNNNNNNNNNNNNNNNNNNNNNNNNNNNNNNNNNNNNNNNNNNNNNNNNNNNNNNNNNNNNNNNGGAAGGATGTGCAATTGCAGTCTGGCTGATGTGCCTCAGCCAGAGCAGGAGGGTgagtgtctttggaaggatccaggGCCATGGCTGACGCTTCTTCTTTTGTTGTTAGAGTGCTAGTAGGTAGGGTGGCAGTGGAGGTGGCAGTAagtggtttcactgttgttccactctttctcttcttggcaggtggcatcctcactggttgaggagagggaTCAAGAACAGGAAGACCTCGTTCCTGATATCTAATAGGTGCAGCCTTCATGCAGTCGATATCTGGACTCGGTTTAAAATTGAGCCATGTATGTGGCCTGCCCAGGGTCTTCAGtatcttctggagaactcctggggtatggaagtgtgggatctcaatgttgatgagcttcagTGGTAGGGCTTTCTTTTGCAACGGAGGCTCCCTATTCCTTCTAGTGACAAGTTGATATACGATGCCGTGGTACAGATTGTAATCATTGCATCTGCACAGTATCTTGTGATCATAGTATGCAGTACATTCTTTGCATTTTTTCCTGTCAACATAACAGAAGTCTTGACAGTGCTGGTGCTCCTTGCTATAGCAGAAACAACATATGTAGGATCTGCTATAAGAGCTTATTGGAAAATTGACAGTGTATGTCAGCgctgaaaatttctgccaccaaactggcagggAGCTGGGTGTTCCTTGTGCCAGATACGGCAGTTCTTGAGCTGGGAGATAGACACtgcttgctttttagagtgtacaTCATTTTGCTAGACACGGGTTCTTACATTGGCAGCCCATTTTAGAGATTAGggggaggcagaaacgagagagTCCTGAATGAACAATCCTTgtgttggagacattcttcagctacaccctctgtgactctggactacacacaccgataaagtattttgaagaagacaaagaagactgaatcagtattcatcattagaagcaggagccatatttcttcctgtcaacattttatacCTGAAACTACTCAACGCCATCTGTACCTTGTTTTATAAAACTTTGAAAAGTCAACTCGTACCACTTGGTAAAAACTTTGtatttttatcaattaattttgGTATGCTGTGAGTATTCAGTATATTTTTGTGTGATACTGGAAATATCTATAGtatgataaatcttaaatatagttttattttctgtttgctggctattagtTTCATATTGccgttaatgttttgctattttttAGTAAAGTTTATTGGTATATTTTGCGTAACCTACATCGTGTAAAATAGTTGAACATAACATTAAACAATcagtattatttaattttttacttttttgggttccagccatgttgtcctgataaaGGTTTCTCATTGGTAGCTTCTACTTGGTATATTTCTGAGAGTGatgtaccagagaaattttacctcttaggtatcaacggagttttaaCCTCCGGTACAAATATCCCTAGAGATATCActtataaatcagggacgtgttgatAACAAGCCATAGTTATCCTTCCCAAAATAGAATTAACCTTGTCTTCAAGGATAAGGTGAGGGTAGGATTTGTGGGCAagaaagccgttacaactcccgatctcaatatgttacaactaacacgtttcctgttgatacATTCCCCTTCGCAGCCGCCATCTTTGATGGTCCCTTGGAGAGATTCTgcctgtttttcttgtttttttaatgattttcgatcatggatgcttcagcttcttcctcatcaactaagttgagtacccctttttcgtgtgttggagaatttcgcgtctcctGCCactgttttatttgatttgcatgcttttatttttcCGAGGCCAGAACGTGGTCAATGCCTTTGAATCATGTTACGAAACTGCTCAGAAACGCTAagttatttagtcatatcactATAAGGATATGTTCTACATTATTCTTATAAGATGTGTTATGTTTATAGTATTCCCCCATCATTTCTTGGTGTTTCTTGGGCGTTTTTATCACCATTGACCTAGGCTATCATACGCTAGTTGgcggccatgcctggtaaattttcacttATGTGCTATCCCCTTCTTCTTTCACTTAACCTCACTGGTTAGGTGAGGGTGTCCATCCTCCCATGCTATCGATTCGTCATGGCGGGGAGCTGaagtcttgaaggtccttctgggagttagATAGTGTTCTTAGTTGCTCTAAGGTggctgttttcattttccacttaccctatatgtttggcgaggtggcacaggtcttgggatgctgCTCCTTAAGTCTACTTatttttacccattggaatgctttacccACTGTTCTGATTCTAACTATGATGCAGTCATTGAAATGTTTCTTCTTTACAGGTTGACTGTACCAAGCCGGTCAAGTccccctgtggccacaagacctgccataaacatgctgattgtcatgtttccaagggatccgttGTAATCTAGGAACCTTCCAAATGCCAGGTTTACTCGGATCTCCTTCAAACCAGCATCTATgctactgacgtctccttggacatTTGAGGTCGAAGTCAGAGGATGctccgacactgggtaagaggtttccagaagagctctcaacaagatgccccttatcttccttctctggaactgaaggaccttctcTTTCCCAAAACTGAGGTGACCTCTGTGTTAGGTAATCAATAACCGATGGTTCAACTCTCtacggtaccagcagatcatgtgTATGACGAAGTCCGGGATGTTTCAGTAAGCATGGTAGTTTCAGTAATCATGGGTCAAATTGCTTATCCTAGCCTCTTTACGGACATTGTATTTCCTCTTTATATATACATCGAATAttgattttttctattcattttcttgttGCTGTTCTTCTTTTCCAACAGTTATATCTCCACCTTCTCCTATGCAATGGTTTTTGTGACTATTCAAATGATAATCAGTTGTCTTTTCATTCTTAACCAGACTTAAGGAAGGCTCATTCTGTTTCAGGATGATTATGCAGGTGAGGACATTTtggtgcccccccccctcccctgagaaGGGGTTAAGATATTATCAAGAGCCCCATTGGATATAAAGAGGAAATTTAGATAGAAGGAAACGTAAAACAGGGAACAGTATTTGGACAAAGATAATTCAATAAGTGAAAACATGATAACCCTgattagaaatattagaataaaaaccttaatttatgtagatgatataTTGTTCCCTAGCAACAATTGTTACAAAGTAGAAAAAACCATTAGCAACTGCCTCAGTTTGGAAGAACAGAAGTCTGCGATGTTAGTAATTAGACATaaaaaagaagaggtcaaaaggGTGAACGTGgtggttagaaatggaagaatagaaaaAGTTTagtaatataaatacttaggagaagggtactcagaaaaaggaaactatagtcgcattataagcccaagggatgttAGAATATAATACATAGTACGAGAAGtaaggaagtatggagacagtaacagagtaggaaatCTAATGGCATTGCTAATGAGAATAAAGGTCTACGAGACAGTAATAGTACATAGAATGGTAGCAaaatattgagacatggggtgtaaaaaaagaaatgaaagaactagagagtattaAGAACAAAATCATGAACGGAATTTTTGAACGGGTTGCTACCACACCATACTTTGgcctaatagcagaaacaggaatatggccaattgaaaatagaatagagtataaaagggtgatgctatttcataacatcataacatcagatgacaaacgctATTTAAGAAAGTAGTggtattaaagccaacagttcCAGTTGGCACTGGACTTTCACCTGTTCAGCCCGtaggtaatctgaaaaaaaaattcagtaggtCAATTGttaaaaaatggaaatttaaaaggattttagttgtagagacaaatatgaacagaggaaggatgatgatGGTAATGGAAGGGGGCCATCATGTCATGGATAGTGGTAGTTTTAAGAATTTAAggcctagggtccctgcagagtatTTCAGTTGTAGAAAAATTTATGGAATAATAGGCCTACCTATGATGTGTATAgggccttacagtgaggggatgagatgaagtTGAATGAACTTCCAGAGGTTACATTACCTCGATGGAGGTAGGTTTGAAAGCAATTGTCTATGGGTTTCAATATCCTCAACAATTGCTTTTACCAGTGTGGCTGCAGTTTGTATGGAGTTTTGTGAGTTAACGCCTGGTTGTAAGTTACCCCTTGGATACGCTGTCCCCCTACATTCTAGTAAGTAGTGCTGAAGGGCCTGGCGCGGTATCTCTTCACAGTGTTtgcatggtcttacactgttttcTACAGTCGCCCAGCAGGCTTTGTACCACACCTTGAGTCTGTGAATACATAcagctctctctctttttgtttgcctGTCAATGGGGAGAGGCACCAGATCTGTGGCCCACTTGTACCACCTGGCAGAAGGGGAGTTAttttctatccacttgtgtaggtccTTGATCATATTTTCTTTGAGGTGTGGCTTTATTTTGTTATTAGTCTGTTGAAGCGCAGGCTGTATGAGCACCTGTAACCTCTCTATGTGTCTGTCTGTGCTTTTGGCTACCTCATCTGCTTTTTCATTCCATGGTATTCCAATATGACTTGGAATCaggttgagagtcacaggtctgcctcttttattgtgctgatatagtagtgacttgatatcagctagtagaccttttttggggtggggggggggttctttGCTTGTTGCAATGCTTGCATTGAGGATTTTGAGTCTGTGGATGACTACTGGTATTTCTTCATTTTCAAACGAGTATTTCTGTACTTGCTTTATTACAACAAGTTCTGTCTGCATGGTAGAGGCATAGTTGGATATTCTCCAGAAAGCTGTAAAGTTGTTGAAGTATACTGTAGCTCCTGTTGTTTGAATTCCACGATCCACAGTTCAATTTCTATGCCTATGATTGCCTCCTGGGCTGCTGTTCTTAGCTCCTCCATTGTGCAACCTTCTTTTACTTTTAGAAGTTTTGTATACAATGAAGATGCAGTTTCCTTTTTCCGGGGTGGGATGTGCTTTGTGCCCTGAGTTGTGTCTGGACTCAGTTTCAGTATTACTTCAGCTATTCCCAGGCTCTTTAGATTATCACTGTGGTCCTTGCCATAGGAGCTTTATGTCTGGTTCTCAGGGTGCTTTGTGAGTTCTCCTCTTACCCTCTTCTGTGCTATGGAGTCTCTGTCAGAGCGAGAAATATTTGCCTTGTGCTTGCGTTTCTCTGTGCAATCCTATCTTCTAAGGCAGGCAAGTTGGTTTCAAGCCTGATATTACACAGCCTTGTCCACATGGGTGCTCATAGCATGAGTCTCATGGCATCATTTTGTATTACCTCCAGAGTAACTCTTCGGGTCTCTGTCAGCTTTGTTAGGGTAAGAGCAGCATAGTCCACAAGTGTTCTTGTACAGGCTAGGTAGTTCTTATTTATATGCTCATTTGCTCCGTCCTTTAGAGAAGACATATATCTCATGGCTGCAAGCTTTCCATTTGATCTTTCCTTTAGGTCAGTGGTTCTTAACCCCAAGGCGCGACCCAAAGTTTGGTCGCCAAGCCATTTGAATGGGTCAGCAAGGATTTATGGACTTCCTATTTTCCCaatattcctattcaaaatattatcaaagtatTAATCCTGAATGTAGAATTCATAAGTCATTATTATCTAATGTTAAGCAAAACATTGAGACAGACGATTTGATTGAGGTGAAAATATTACCAACATCTCATCTTGCCATTTTAATCTAATCGTTGgtggagggaaggaggagggggaggtggaggaaGTCAGGAGCTGATGTGTCAGTGTCCAGAGTTGGCAACTGAGGGCTTTTGGTGCTAGTTTTAGTGCTTTCTGTGAGCCTTGTGCCTTTTTCTTAGAGCCTTTTTTCCTGTATACAAGAACGCCAAATACAGTAATAAGAGGAAAAAAACTAGAATTTCCCTGTATTTCTTTTAAGTTAGCTCATTTAAGCGCCTTTACGAAGATTGTTTAGCGTCCTCTGAATCTTTATTGTTTTCAGGTTGCTGTTCATTATCAAGTGATAATGGCTAAAAGACAGTACAAGGATGAATACCTTAACCTAGGTTTCACACGCATAACTCACCAGGGCGTACTTAAACCACAATGTGTTATTTGTCGGGAAATTCTGagtaacgaatccttcaaacagaATAAACTTAGACGACACTTAGAAGGAAAGCACAGTGGATTTGTCAAGAAAGACCGAAGTTTCTTTGAAAGAGAAGAACAGAAACTGAAAAGGCAAC
This Palaemon carinicauda isolate YSFRI2023 chromosome 25, ASM3689809v2, whole genome shotgun sequence DNA region includes the following protein-coding sequences:
- the LOC137619092 gene encoding zinc finger BED domain-containing protein 5-like, with translation MGAHSMSLMASFCITSRVTLRVSVSFVRVAVHYQVIMAKRQYKDEYLNLGFTRITHQGVLKPQCVICREILSNESFKQNKLRRHLEGKHSGFVKKDRSFFEREEQKLKRQRLDAPTNTAVTSMQQSTLASYLIDWRIARAKKAHTIGKELVKPAALDMVQTIYGKEFAKKIEHVPLSNDTVKNESRICHMT